In Trichoderma asperellum chromosome 1, complete sequence, a single window of DNA contains:
- a CDS encoding uncharacterized protein (EggNog:ENOG41), whose translation MATINQPTASIRNFPSTLRFFQDMDKHLDSFPRFSHSIHGNRGPHLGQAFLPIFDVRELSNSFELHGELPGVKKENVKIQFKGNKSLEVSGFVENSYQSPSNQGDKDDAPDDTATKDTKPTEHDSVKYWVAERNIGEFYRSFTFPQRVQQDGTTAALENGVLTIHIPKKLDDDSAKHVVSIS comes from the exons ATGGCGACCATTAATCAGCCAACTGCCTCTATCCGGAATTTCCCTTCCACGTTGAGGTTTTTCCAAGACATGGATAAACACCTCGACTCGTTCCCTCGTTTCAGCCACTCAATCCATGGCAATCGCGGGCCCCACCTGGGCCAAGCTTTCCTCCCCATTTTCGATGTGAGAGAGCTGAGCAACAGTTTTGAGCTCCATGGAGAGTTACCTGGagtcaaaaaagaaaacgtcAAAATCCAGTTCAAGGGAAATAAGTCACTGGAAGTTAGTGGCTTTGTTGAAAACTCCTACCAGTCACCTTCCAACCAAGGCGACAAGGACGATGCACCCGATGATACTGCAACAAAAGATACAAAGCCTACAGAG CACGACAGTGTCAAATACTGGGTTGCGGAGAGAAATATAGGCGAATTCTACCGCTCGTTCACCTTTCCGCAGCGTGTCCAGCAGGATGGCACCACCGCGGCGCTTGAAAACGGCGTCCTTACTATACACATACCGAAAAAGCTAGATGACGACTCTGCCAAGCATGTGGTTTCTATTTCATAA
- a CDS encoding uncharacterized protein (EggNog:ENOG41) — translation MSKKIVIIGGVGGGMSAATRMRRLDESATITVFEKGPYASYANCGIPYALSKVIRDDAALVLHTPEYFKEVFNIDVYLNTEVVEIDRINEQVCTRTAGEAEIRRVDYDKLILSQGTDAIRPQITGVDQDHVVTLRTLSDLQAIRTLMLQRCPTDVCIIGGGYISLEAAENLRKMKFGVSIVEQGTHVLPPLDADIAQALHAELKRNGVRLFLNDTVRRIEKSYVVMARNGREIPADMVILAAGVTPKTSLAKLAGLEVGKQGVKVESHMETSDEDIYAVGDMVETKHMIQKQPCVVALGGPANRQGRLAADHIAGKPVHYRGNIGTTICQVFDLTVGLAGLSVAALRRLGQEPLWVTVHPPHHASYYPDAHPITIKTAFERGTGRILGVQAVGMAGVDKRIDVLATAMQAGMTVLDLEHLELSYAPPYGSAKDAVNMVGFVSSNLLRGDYKLVHAEDISVENLSAWQVVDVRSPDEFATGHLPHAINLPIGTLRDRVSKIDNSIPTLVYCSVGYRGYLAYRILSQRGFNVVNLDGGLKTVVEGGIKI, via the coding sequence ATGTCGAAAAAGATCGTCATAATCGGTGGTGTTGGCGGAGGCATGTCCGCTGCCACCCGCATGCGCCGTCTTGACGAATCGGCCACGATTACAGTGTTTGAAAAAGGACCTTACGCTAGCTACGCCAACTGCGGTATACCTTATGCTCTGAGCAAGGTCATAAGAGATGATGCCGCTCTAGTTTTACATACGCCCGAATACTTCAAGGAAGTCTTCAACATTGATGTTTATCTCAACACAGAAGTTGTTGAGATTGACCGCATAAATGAGCAAGTCTGCACACGAACTGCTGGAGAGGCTGAGATTCGGCGAGTCGACTATGACAAGCTCATCTTATCCCAAGGCACAGACGCAATACGGCCGCAGATCACCGGAGTGGATCAGGACCATGTAGTCACTCTCCGGACTCTCTCGGATCTGCAAGCGATTAGAACGCTCATGCTACAGCGATGCCCCACAGATGTTTGCATCATTGGAGGCGGATACATAAGTCTTGAAGCCGCCGAAAACTTGCGGAAGATGAAGTTTGGGGTATCCATTGTCGAACAAGGGACACACGTCTTGCCTCCACTCGATGCCGATATCGCGCAGGCTCTTCATGCAGAACTAAAGCGTAACGGCGTAAGGCTATTCCTAAACGACACCGTAAGGAGAATTGAAAAGTCGTACGTTGTTATGGCTagaaatggaagagagaTTCCTGCCGATATGGTCATTCTAGCTGCTGGCGTGACGCCGAAAACTTCACTGGCAAAGCTGGCCGGTCTGGAAGTGGGAAAGCAAGGAGTCAAAGTCGAATCACACATGGAGACGTCTGATGAAGATATATATGCCGTGGGAGACATGGTTGAGACTAAGCATATGATTCAAAAACAGCCATGCGTGGTTGCTCTAGGGGGGCCAGCAAATCGACAGGGCCGACTCGCCGCAGATCATATCGCCGGCAAGCCGGTGCACTATCGCGGCAATATTGGCACAACCATCTGCCAAGTCTTTGATTTAACAGTCGGTTTAGCAGGCCTGTCCGTCGCAGCGCTGCGTCGTCTCGGACAAGAGCCACTCTGGGTCACAGTGCATCCTCCGCACCACGCAAGCTATTATCCCGACGCTCATCCGATTACGATCAAGACAGCCTTCGAAAGAGGCACAGGCCGTATTCTGGGAGTGCAGGCAGTGGGAATGGCTGGCGTCGATAAGCGCATTGACGTCCTGGCGACCGCGATGCAGGCTGGCATGACAGTCCTTGACTTGGAACATCTCGAGCTAAGCTACGCGCCGCCGTATGGTTCGGCCAAGGATGCCGTGAACATGGTTGGGTTTGTAAGCTCCAATTTGCTTCGCGGGGATTATAAGCTTGTGCACGCCGAAGACATCAGTGTCGAGAATCTGAGTGCCTGGCAAGTCGTTGATGTTCGCTCACCTGACGAGTTTGCAACTGGCCACCTCCCGCATGCAATCAACTTGCCAATTGGGACGCTACGTGATCGGGTATCTAAGATTGATAATTCCATTCCGACTCTTGTATACTGTTCAGTGGGCTACCGAGGATACTTGGCTTACCGTATCCTCAGTCAGAGAGGATTTAATGTAGTAAATCTTGACGGTGGATTAAAAACAGTAGTCGAAGGGGGGATTAAGATTTGA